A portion of the Avibacterium sp. 20-132 genome contains these proteins:
- a CDS encoding IscS subfamily cysteine desulfurase, which yields MKLPIYLDYAATCPVDERVAKKMMEFLTIEGTFGNPASRSHKFGWQAEEAVDVARNHIADLIGADSREIVFTSGATEADNLAIKGAAHFYQTKGKHIITCKTEHKAVLDTCRQLEREGFEVTYLSPKSDGLIDLEELKNAMRDDTILVSIMHVNNEIGVIQDIKAIGDLCRERKIIFHTDATQSVGKLPINLAELNVDLLSMSSHKLYGPKGIGALYVRRKPRVRLEAIIHGGGHERGMRSGTLPVHQIVGMGEAYRICKEEMATEMPRLKALRDRLYNGLKDIEETYVNGSMEHRVDNNLNISFNYVEGESLMMALRDIAVSSGSACTSASLEPSYVLRALGLNDELAHSSIRFTVGRYTTEEEIDYTINLVKGAVEKLRELSPLWDMFKEGIDLNSIEWTHH from the coding sequence ATGAAATTACCTATTTATTTGGATTATGCAGCAACTTGTCCTGTGGATGAGCGTGTGGCAAAAAAAATGATGGAATTTTTAACCATCGAAGGCACATTTGGCAACCCTGCGTCCCGTTCGCATAAATTTGGTTGGCAAGCGGAAGAGGCTGTGGATGTGGCGCGTAACCACATTGCGGATTTAATTGGCGCGGATAGCCGTGAAATTGTGTTTACTTCGGGCGCAACGGAAGCCGATAACCTTGCAATTAAAGGGGCGGCACATTTTTATCAAACAAAAGGCAAGCATATTATTACCTGCAAAACAGAGCATAAAGCGGTGTTGGATACTTGCCGTCAATTAGAGCGTGAAGGTTTTGAAGTAACTTATTTATCACCAAAATCAGATGGTTTAATTGACTTAGAAGAATTAAAAAATGCAATGCGTGATGACACTATTTTAGTCTCAATTATGCACGTGAATAACGAAATTGGTGTGATCCAAGATATTAAAGCGATTGGTGATCTTTGCCGTGAAAGAAAAATTATTTTCCATACCGACGCAACCCAAAGTGTGGGTAAATTACCGATTAACCTTGCAGAATTAAATGTGGATTTACTCTCAATGTCTAGCCATAAACTTTATGGACCAAAAGGAATCGGGGCATTATATGTACGCCGTAAACCGCGTGTGCGTTTAGAGGCAATTATTCACGGTGGTGGCCACGAACGTGGTATGCGTTCAGGCACATTACCTGTTCACCAAATCGTAGGAATGGGCGAAGCTTATCGTATCTGTAAAGAAGAAATGGCAACCGAAATGCCTCGCTTAAAAGCCCTTCGTGATCGTTTATACAATGGCTTAAAAGATATTGAAGAAACCTATGTGAATGGGTCAATGGAACACCGTGTAGACAACAACCTCAACATCAGTTTCAACTATGTGGAAGGGGAAAGCTTAATGATGGCATTACGTGATATTGCGGTTTCATCAGGATCTGCTTGTACTTCTGCAAGCCTTGAGCCGTCGTATGTATTGCGTGCGTTAGGGTTAAATGATGAGCTTGCACATAGCTCAATTCGCTTTACTGTTGGACGTTATACCACAGAAGAAGAAATTGACTACACCATTAATTTAGTCAAAGGTGCGGTAGAAAAATTACGTGAATTATCCCCATTATGGGATATGTTTAAAGAAGGCATTGATCTTAACTCAATTGAGTGGACTCACCATTAA
- the iscU gene encoding Fe-S cluster assembly scaffold IscU, which yields MSYSDKVIDHYENPRNVGSFDKKDPTVGSGMVGAPACGDVMQLQIKVNDEGIIEDAKFKTYGCGSAIASSSLITEWVKGKSLDEAQAIKNSQIAEELELPPVKVHCSILAEDAIKAAIADYKAKRGE from the coding sequence ATGTCATATAGCGACAAAGTTATCGATCATTATGAGAACCCACGTAACGTAGGTTCATTCGACAAAAAAGATCCAACCGTGGGAAGCGGAATGGTGGGCGCGCCTGCTTGTGGCGATGTAATGCAATTACAAATTAAAGTGAATGATGAAGGCATTATTGAAGATGCAAAATTCAAAACTTACGGCTGTGGTTCAGCGATTGCGTCAAGCTCACTTATTACCGAATGGGTAAAAGGCAAATCCCTTGATGAAGCACAAGCCATCAAAAATAGCCAAATTGCAGAAGAATTAGAATTACCCCCAGTAAAAGTGCATTGCTCAATTTTGGCAGAAGATGCCATTAAAGCAGCCATTGCCGATTACAAAGCAAAACGTGGCGAATAA
- the iscA gene encoding iron-sulfur cluster assembly protein IscA — protein MSVTLTESAANRVKTFLANRGKGIGLRLGIKTSGCSGLAYVLEFVDSLNEDDQVFEDHGVKVIVDTKSLVYLNGTQLDFVKEGLNEGFKFTNPNVKDECGCGESFNV, from the coding sequence ATGAGCGTAACATTAACCGAAAGTGCAGCAAATCGCGTCAAAACCTTCCTTGCTAATCGTGGCAAAGGCATTGGGTTACGCTTAGGCATAAAAACCTCAGGCTGTTCAGGTTTAGCTTATGTGCTTGAATTTGTAGATAGCTTAAATGAAGATGATCAAGTGTTTGAAGATCACGGTGTGAAAGTCATCGTAGATACCAAAAGCTTGGTCTATCTCAACGGCACCCAACTTGATTTTGTCAAAGAAGGCTTAAACGAAGGGTTCAAATTCACTAATCCTAACGTGAAAGATGAATGTGGCTGCGGTGAGAGTTTTAACGTTTAA
- the hscB gene encoding Fe-S protein assembly co-chaperone HscB — protein MSNPFALFDLPVAFSLDLDRLNNRYLALQKSLHPDNFAHRSTQEQRLAMQKSAEINDALQILKDPISRADSIIALHLGCQNVEEKTNHDMAFLMQQMQWREQLEEIEQQKDGDELMQFSDQISTQRQAILTQLNTALSTQDWATAQMLTDRLRFIKKLLLEVERIEDNLLDF, from the coding sequence ATGAGCAATCCTTTTGCACTATTTGACTTGCCAGTGGCATTTTCTCTTGATCTCGATCGCTTGAATAACCGTTATTTGGCATTGCAAAAATCTCTTCATCCCGATAATTTTGCACATCGTTCAACGCAAGAACAGCGTTTAGCTATGCAAAAATCAGCGGAAATTAATGATGCCTTGCAAATTCTAAAAGATCCCATTTCCCGTGCGGATAGCATTATTGCTTTGCATTTAGGTTGTCAAAATGTGGAAGAAAAAACCAATCACGATATGGCATTTTTAATGCAACAAATGCAATGGCGAGAGCAACTTGAAGAGATTGAACAGCAGAAAGACGGCGATGAGCTAATGCAATTTTCAGATCAAATTAGCACACAGCGACAGGCAATTTTAACCCAATTAAACACCGCACTTTCGACTCAAGATTGGGCAACCGCACAAATGCTAACGGATCGATTACGCTTTATCAAAAAATTACTGCTTGAAGTGGAACGCATTGAAGATAACTTACTGGATTTTTAA
- the hscA gene encoding Fe-S protein assembly chaperone HscA: MALLQIAEPGQTSAPHQHKLAVGIDLGTTNSLVATVRSGMAEILLDEKERALTPSIVNFSANQPVLVGYEAGELASLDPQNTIISVKRLIGRSLADVQHRYANLPYRFQQSENGLPLFETAQGVRSPIEVSSEILKKLTALAEKRLGGELQGAVITVPAYFDDAQRQSTKDAAKLAGLNVLRLLNEPTAAAIAYGLDSEQEGVIAVYDLGGGTFDISILRLSKGVFEVLATGGDTALGGDDFDHLIADWIVQQSAIAPQNDQQTRELWHLAKQVKTHLSEAHNAPIEYYDWQGELQRETFNQLIEPLVKRSLMACRRALKDAGISPQEVREVVMVGGSTRVPFVREKVGEFFQREPLTAIDPDKVVALGAAIQADILVGNKPDNEMLLLDVIPLSLGIETMGGLVEKIIPRNTTIPVARAQEFTTFKDGQTAMSVHIVQGEREMVADCRSLARFTLRGIPPMAAGAAHIRVTYQVDADGLLSVTAMEKSTGVQSSIQVKPSYGLTDDEIAAMLKASMENAKEDIQARLLAEQRVEATRVIESVHSALQQDESLLNDEELSAVKNALVSLQELVQQQDSLAIKQGIKALDRATQEFAARRMDKSIRTALSGHSIDEIENFKE, encoded by the coding sequence ATGGCTTTATTACAAATTGCTGAACCCGGACAAACTAGCGCACCGCATCAACATAAATTAGCGGTAGGCATTGATCTTGGTACAACAAATTCCCTTGTCGCCACGGTACGCAGTGGAATGGCAGAGATTTTATTGGATGAAAAAGAGCGTGCTTTAACGCCTTCCATTGTCAATTTTTCAGCTAATCAGCCAGTGCTTGTTGGCTATGAAGCCGGGGAATTAGCCAGTCTTGATCCACAAAATACCATTATCTCGGTGAAACGTTTAATCGGACGTTCTCTTGCAGATGTACAACATCGCTATGCAAATTTGCCTTACCGTTTTCAACAAAGCGAAAATGGCTTGCCTTTATTTGAAACCGCACAAGGCGTGCGTAGCCCGATTGAAGTCTCAAGCGAAATTCTGAAAAAACTGACCGCACTTGCGGAAAAACGTTTAGGCGGTGAGTTACAAGGTGCGGTAATTACTGTTCCCGCCTATTTTGATGATGCACAACGCCAAAGCACAAAAGATGCGGCAAAACTGGCGGGATTGAATGTGCTACGGTTACTCAATGAACCTACCGCAGCGGCGATTGCCTATGGCTTAGATAGCGAACAAGAGGGCGTGATAGCGGTTTATGATTTAGGCGGAGGCACCTTTGATATTTCTATTTTGCGTTTATCTAAAGGCGTCTTTGAAGTGCTTGCTACGGGCGGTGATACTGCGTTAGGTGGAGATGATTTCGATCATCTCATCGCAGATTGGATTGTCCAACAATCGGCAATTGCCCCACAAAATGATCAACAAACGCGTGAGCTTTGGCATTTAGCGAAACAAGTCAAAACCCATCTGTCTGAGGCACACAACGCCCCTATTGAATATTACGATTGGCAAGGTGAACTTCAGCGTGAAACCTTTAATCAATTGATTGAACCTTTAGTAAAACGCTCATTAATGGCGTGTCGCCGAGCATTAAAAGATGCTGGTATCAGCCCACAAGAAGTGCGAGAAGTGGTTATGGTAGGCGGTTCAACCCGTGTCCCCTTTGTGCGTGAAAAAGTCGGTGAGTTTTTCCAACGTGAACCATTAACCGCTATCGATCCCGATAAAGTTGTCGCACTTGGCGCGGCAATTCAAGCGGATATTTTGGTTGGTAATAAACCCGATAATGAAATGTTATTACTTGATGTGATCCCGTTATCTTTAGGTATTGAAACAATGGGGGGATTAGTGGAAAAAATTATTCCACGTAATACTACTATCCCTGTGGCAAGAGCGCAGGAGTTTACCACCTTTAAAGATGGGCAAACCGCAATGAGTGTACATATCGTACAAGGTGAACGTGAAATGGTGGCGGATTGTCGCTCACTTGCTCGCTTTACCTTAAGGGGAATTCCACCAATGGCAGCAGGGGCGGCACATATTCGTGTAACCTATCAAGTGGACGCAGATGGCTTGCTTAGCGTAACCGCAATGGAAAAATCCACTGGAGTGCAATCTTCTATTCAAGTTAAGCCTTCCTATGGGCTAACGGATGATGAAATTGCTGCAATGCTTAAAGCTTCAATGGAAAATGCCAAAGAAGATATCCAAGCACGCTTATTAGCAGAGCAACGAGTGGAAGCCACACGTGTGATCGAAAGTGTGCATTCCGCGTTACAGCAAGATGAAAGTTTACTTAATGATGAAGAATTAAGTGCGGTGAAAAATGCGTTAGTTTCACTGCAAGAATTAGTACAACAACAAGATAGCCTTGCAATTAAGCAAGGGATTAAAGCCTTAGATCGTGCGACGCAAGAATTTGCCGCACGTCGTATGGATAAATCAATTAGAACGGCGCTATCAGGCCATTCGATTGATGAAATTGAGAATTTTAAGGAATAG
- the fdx gene encoding ISC system 2Fe-2S type ferredoxin, translating into MAKVIFLPHETLCPEGMVVDAAEGDNLLDVALDAGIEIEHACDKSCACTTCHVVIREGFDSLNESTEAEDDMLDKAWGLEVDSRLSCQCQIGNEDLVVEIPKYSLNHAREEH; encoded by the coding sequence ATGGCTAAAGTCATTTTTTTACCTCACGAAACCCTTTGCCCAGAAGGAATGGTGGTGGATGCTGCCGAAGGCGATAATTTATTAGATGTAGCATTAGACGCTGGCATTGAAATTGAACACGCTTGCGATAAATCTTGTGCTTGCACAACCTGCCACGTTGTGATCCGTGAAGGATTTGACAGTTTAAATGAAAGTACCGAAGCAGAAGATGATATGCTGGATAAGGCTTGGGGCTTAGAAGTGGATAGCCGTCTAAGTTGTCAATGTCAAATTGGTAATGAAGATCTTGTGGTGGAAATTCCAAAATATAGCTTAAATCACGCAAGGGAAGAGCATTAA
- the gshAB gene encoding bifunctional glutamate--cysteine ligase GshA/glutathione synthetase GshB — protein sequence MKIQQTIKQNHLGLLFQQGSFGIEKESQRVHADGSIVTTAHPEVFGNRSYHPYIQTDFAESQMELITPPQKTLEDSIRWLSAIHQVVLRSLPETEYLFPLSMPAGLPDEEQIKVAQLDNAEDVAYREHLVTSYGKNKQMVSGIHYNFQLDPELVQTLFKAQSTYQSAVQFQNDLYLKMAKNFLRYQWVLLYLLAATPTVQDNYFKQGNPLKAGQYVRSLRSSQYGYVNAPEIKVSFDSIEQYVESLEHWVTSGKLIAEKEFYSNVRLRGAKKARELLNNGIQYLEFRLFDLNPFEQYGLSLSDAKFIHYFVLLMIWLDETADQNDVELGKARLAEVALENPLSATQYAAEGEQLLHQLLAMLHTINAPQEISEIVQQKLQQFADPTLTIAGRLVQAIEKAGDYQRLGAELAQQYKANAFERFYALTAFDNMELSTQALLFDLIQKGIKTEILDEQDQFLCLQVGDHIEYVKNGNMTSKDSYISPLIMENKVVTKKVLHKAGFNVPQSLEFTSAAQAIANYGLFEGRAVVIKPKSTNYGLGITIFQQGVSNREDFAKAIEIAFREDKEVMVEDYLSGTEYRFFVLGDETLAVLLRVPANVVGDGKHSVAELVAAKNDHPLRGDGSRTPLKKIALGDIEKLQLKEQGLTIDSVPEAGRIVQLRANSNISTGGDSIDMTDEMHPSYKALAVGITKAMGAAVCGVDLIIPDLHKPAEASLQSWGVIEANFNPMMMMHIFPYSGKSRRLTLDVIKMLFPELPN from the coding sequence ATGAAAATCCAACAAACCATTAAACAAAACCATCTTGGGCTATTATTCCAACAAGGCTCATTTGGGATTGAAAAAGAAAGCCAGCGTGTTCACGCTGATGGTTCTATCGTCACGACTGCACACCCTGAGGTTTTTGGTAATCGATCGTATCACCCTTATATTCAAACCGATTTTGCTGAAAGCCAAATGGAACTTATCACGCCTCCACAGAAAACATTAGAAGATAGTATTCGTTGGCTTTCTGCAATTCATCAAGTTGTGCTACGTTCTTTACCTGAAACCGAATATCTGTTTCCTTTGAGTATGCCAGCTGGCTTACCTGATGAGGAACAAATTAAAGTTGCACAATTAGACAATGCGGAGGATGTGGCTTACCGTGAGCATCTTGTGACCTCTTATGGTAAAAATAAGCAAATGGTGAGTGGTATTCATTACAACTTCCAGCTTGATCCTGAATTGGTACAAACGCTCTTCAAAGCACAATCAACATATCAAAGTGCGGTGCAATTTCAGAATGATTTATACCTTAAAATGGCGAAGAATTTTCTTCGTTATCAATGGGTCTTGCTGTATTTACTTGCAGCCACACCAACCGTACAAGATAATTATTTTAAACAAGGTAACCCATTAAAGGCGGGGCAATATGTTCGTAGCCTGCGTTCCAGCCAATATGGCTATGTTAATGCCCCTGAAATCAAAGTATCCTTTGATAGCATTGAGCAGTATGTTGAAAGCCTTGAGCATTGGGTAACATCAGGCAAACTGATTGCAGAAAAGGAATTTTATTCTAATGTTCGTTTACGAGGCGCAAAAAAAGCGCGCGAATTGCTTAATAACGGTATTCAATATTTAGAATTTAGATTGTTTGATCTGAATCCTTTTGAGCAATATGGTCTTTCACTTTCTGATGCAAAATTTATTCATTATTTTGTTTTATTAATGATTTGGCTTGATGAAACCGCCGATCAAAATGACGTAGAACTAGGCAAAGCAAGACTTGCCGAAGTGGCATTAGAAAACCCACTTTCAGCAACACAATATGCCGCAGAAGGTGAGCAATTATTACACCAATTATTAGCGATGTTACACACCATCAATGCGCCACAAGAAATCAGTGAAATTGTACAACAAAAATTGCAACAATTTGCTGACCCCACATTAACCATTGCTGGACGCTTAGTTCAAGCTATTGAAAAAGCAGGAGATTATCAGCGTTTAGGGGCAGAATTAGCACAGCAATATAAAGCCAACGCATTTGAACGTTTTTATGCACTCACTGCCTTTGATAATATGGAATTATCTACCCAAGCCCTATTATTTGATTTAATTCAAAAAGGCATTAAAACAGAAATTTTGGACGAACAAGATCAATTCCTTTGCTTGCAAGTGGGCGATCATATTGAATATGTAAAAAATGGCAATATGACCTCAAAAGATAGTTATATTTCCCCGTTAATTATGGAAAATAAAGTCGTAACCAAAAAAGTGCTACATAAAGCCGGTTTTAACGTGCCACAAAGTTTGGAATTTACTTCTGCTGCACAAGCCATCGCTAATTACGGTTTATTTGAAGGGCGAGCAGTGGTGATAAAACCAAAATCGACGAATTACGGCTTAGGGATTACCATTTTCCAACAAGGGGTAAGTAACCGCGAAGATTTTGCGAAAGCCATTGAAATCGCCTTTCGTGAAGATAAAGAAGTGATGGTGGAAGACTATCTAAGTGGCACAGAATACCGTTTCTTCGTGCTAGGTGATGAAACCCTTGCGGTATTATTGCGTGTTCCAGCCAATGTGGTGGGCGATGGCAAACATAGCGTCGCGGAATTAGTTGCCGCTAAAAATGATCATCCATTGCGTGGTGATGGTAGCCGTACGCCATTGAAAAAAATTGCGCTTGGGGATATTGAAAAACTGCAGCTCAAAGAACAAGGTCTCACCATTGATAGTGTGCCAGAGGCGGGACGTATTGTACAGTTACGTGCAAATTCAAATATCAGTACCGGCGGTGATAGCATTGATATGACCGATGAAATGCACCCAAGCTATAAAGCACTTGCTGTTGGTATAACCAAAGCAATGGGCGCAGCAGTCTGTGGGGTGGATCTCATCATTCCTGATCTACACAAACCCGCGGAAGCAAGTTTGCAATCTTGGGGCGTGATCGAAGCGAACTTTAACCCAATGATGATGATGCACATTTTCCCTTATTCCGGAAAATCTCGTCGCCTCACCTTGGACGTGATTAAAATGCTATTTCCAGAATTACCAAACTAA
- the manZ gene encoding PTS mannose transporter subunit IID, with amino-acid sequence MSEKKQLTKADIRSTYWRSTFLLGSFNFERMQAMGFCVSMIPAIKRLYSKKEDQADALKRHLEFFNTQPWVASSIIGVTAAMEQERANGATDIDDAAISGVKVGLMGPLAGVGDPIFWGTLRPVLAALGAGLAISGSLLGPLLFFIGINIFRALTRWYGFHYGYAKGTEIVQDMGGGRLQKLTQGASILGLFVMGALVSKWTTINIPLELSRYVNSQGQEVVTTVQSVLNELLPGLAALGLTFLCMYLLQKKINAMYIIFALFGVGIVGYYFGILA; translated from the coding sequence ATGTCAGAGAAAAAACAATTAACTAAAGCAGATATTCGTAGCACTTACTGGCGTTCTACATTTTTATTAGGCTCATTTAACTTTGAGCGTATGCAGGCAATGGGATTTTGTGTATCAATGATCCCCGCAATCAAACGGTTATACAGCAAAAAAGAAGATCAGGCTGATGCATTAAAACGCCACCTTGAATTTTTTAATACTCAACCTTGGGTCGCCTCATCAATCATTGGGGTTACTGCAGCAATGGAGCAAGAACGTGCTAACGGTGCGACAGATATTGATGATGCGGCGATTAGTGGGGTGAAAGTCGGGCTTATGGGACCACTCGCAGGCGTTGGTGATCCGATCTTCTGGGGGACATTACGCCCTGTCCTTGCCGCATTAGGTGCTGGGCTAGCTATTAGTGGCAGCCTGTTAGGACCATTATTATTCTTCATCGGTATTAATATTTTCCGTGCGTTAACCCGTTGGTATGGTTTTCATTATGGGTATGCTAAAGGAACGGAAATCGTGCAAGATATGGGCGGCGGCCGCTTACAAAAATTAACGCAAGGAGCATCTATTCTCGGTTTATTTGTAATGGGGGCATTGGTATCCAAATGGACAACCATCAATATTCCACTTGAATTATCGCGTTATGTAAATTCGCAAGGGCAAGAGGTTGTTACCACAGTACAAAGCGTATTAAATGAACTGCTCCCCGGGCTTGCAGCGTTAGGTTTAACATTCTTATGTATGTACTTATTACAGAAAAAAATTAATGCAATGTACATTATTTTTGCTTTATTCGGTGTAGGTATTGTGGGATATTATTTTGGTATTTTAGCTTAA
- a CDS encoding PTS mannose/fructose/sorbose transporter subunit IIC, with protein sequence MTTMEIILVTLVAAICGMGSVLDERQTHRPLVACTLIGLVLGDITSGVIIGGTLEMLALGWMNVGAAMAPDAALASVIAAILVIKGGQDKGTAIAIAIPVAAAGQVLTIFVRTITIFLQHKADDFAKEANFRGIELCHFSGLALQALRVAIPTFFVALVAGTDTVTSALDAIPEVVTRGLQIAGGFIVVVGYAMVINMMRAGALMPFFFVGFVIASFSNYNLVGLGLLGACLALIYIQLNPRFNQATLPAGKVKKELADDELEGL encoded by the coding sequence ATGACAACTATGGAAATTATCCTCGTTACCCTCGTTGCCGCTATTTGCGGTATGGGGAGCGTATTAGATGAAAGACAAACTCATCGCCCGTTAGTCGCTTGTACCTTGATCGGTTTAGTGCTAGGAGATATTACCTCTGGCGTGATTATTGGTGGAACACTTGAGATGTTGGCGCTTGGTTGGATGAATGTAGGGGCTGCAATGGCACCAGACGCTGCATTAGCTTCTGTGATTGCTGCTATTTTGGTGATAAAAGGTGGACAAGATAAAGGCACAGCCATTGCCATTGCAATTCCAGTGGCAGCGGCAGGGCAGGTGTTAACTATTTTTGTGCGAACTATCACAATTTTCTTACAACATAAAGCAGATGATTTTGCCAAAGAAGCAAATTTCAGAGGTATTGAATTGTGCCATTTCTCAGGCTTAGCATTACAGGCATTGAGGGTGGCTATTCCTACTTTTTTTGTTGCGTTAGTAGCAGGTACAGATACTGTAACCAGTGCGTTAGACGCAATTCCTGAAGTGGTAACGCGTGGCTTACAAATTGCAGGGGGCTTTATCGTTGTTGTGGGATATGCAATGGTGATTAATATGATGCGTGCTGGTGCATTAATGCCATTTTTCTTTGTAGGGTTTGTGATTGCCTCTTTCTCTAATTATAACCTTGTGGGCTTAGGGTTATTAGGGGCTTGTTTAGCATTAATTTATATCCAATTAAATCCGCGTTTTAATCAGGCAACCTTGCCAGCTGGAAAGGTGAAAAAAGAACTTGCTGATGATGAACTTGAAGGTCTATAA
- a CDS encoding mannose/fructose/sorbose PTS transporter subunit IIB: MTHIIVATHGKFSEELVNSAAMVYGEDENTHVVTFLPGEGGEHLIEKYQTIIAQLPENEPVLFLVDLFGGSPYNAASRVATTRGENTDIVTGVNLPMLLEVLDAKDSVALDELVNTAKEVGVAAVRSFQPEKTTKKQAEPAQAITFEATKTAEKSTALSGNMNISLLRIDSRLIHGQVATSWAKSVKCEAIFAVSDEVADDPIRRDLLLQVAPEHLKSYVIPVEKAIKVYHNPKYAGKNILWLVTNPTDIVRLIEGGVKVDKVNVGGMTYKEGNQQLSQAVTVNQQDVDAFYKLLDLGVELSLQQVASSPKEPLTKQKLDALKF; this comes from the coding sequence ATGACCCATATTATTGTTGCAACGCACGGTAAATTTTCAGAAGAACTGGTAAATTCAGCGGCAATGGTTTACGGCGAAGATGAAAATACCCACGTTGTAACCTTTTTACCGGGTGAGGGTGGTGAACATTTAATCGAGAAATACCAAACGATTATTGCGCAATTACCAGAAAATGAACCTGTTTTATTTTTGGTGGATTTATTTGGTGGTAGCCCGTATAACGCGGCAAGCCGTGTTGCCACAACACGTGGAGAAAATACGGATATTGTAACAGGGGTGAATTTACCAATGCTTCTTGAAGTGCTAGATGCTAAAGATTCTGTTGCGCTTGATGAACTGGTAAATACCGCAAAAGAAGTGGGCGTGGCCGCTGTACGATCTTTCCAGCCTGAAAAAACAACAAAAAAACAGGCTGAACCAGCGCAGGCTATAACGTTTGAGGCAACAAAAACAGCAGAAAAAAGCACCGCACTTTCTGGCAATATGAATATTTCATTATTGCGTATTGATAGTCGGTTAATTCACGGTCAGGTGGCAACTTCTTGGGCAAAATCAGTGAAGTGTGAGGCAATTTTTGCAGTGAGTGATGAGGTTGCTGATGATCCTATCCGTCGTGATTTGCTCTTGCAAGTTGCACCAGAACATTTGAAATCCTATGTGATTCCTGTAGAAAAAGCCATTAAGGTTTACCACAACCCTAAATATGCTGGGAAAAATATCCTGTGGCTTGTTACTAATCCGACAGATATTGTTCGCTTAATTGAAGGCGGTGTAAAAGTGGATAAAGTGAATGTGGGGGGGATGACCTACAAAGAAGGCAATCAACAGCTTTCACAAGCAGTGACAGTAAACCAACAAGATGTGGACGCATTTTACAAATTATTAGATTTAGGGGTTGAGCTTAGCTTGCAGCAGGTGGCAAGTAGTCCAAAAGAGCCATTAACTAAACAAAAACTTGATGCATTAAAATTTTAA
- a CDS encoding Cof-type HAD-IIB family hydrolase, whose amino-acid sequence MAYKMVFSDMDGTLLNSKHQISPTTSQAIQNIMRKNIPFIPVSARPPYAILPYMKQLCNDNEIICYSGALILDKNLTALYSITLENTLLPQLERILDHNPALSVSYYSHLDWFSTNLNNSWIKQESEITGLIAKEKPRHLSNIHKILLMGDAAYIERIEPLLKQQFPQLAIHRSKKEYLEIMNKAATKANAIQFMAQRAAVDKADIIAFGDNFNDLDMLQYVGLGIAMGNSPDEIKRLAKQITATNDEDGIALSLKQIFSLSS is encoded by the coding sequence ATGGCATATAAAATGGTTTTCTCGGATATGGACGGCACCTTGCTCAATAGCAAACATCAGATTAGTCCAACAACCTCCCAAGCCATACAAAATATTATGCGAAAAAACATTCCCTTTATTCCTGTATCAGCCCGCCCACCTTATGCCATTTTGCCCTATATGAAGCAGCTTTGTAATGATAATGAGATCATTTGTTATAGTGGCGCATTAATTTTAGATAAAAATCTCACCGCACTTTATTCTATTACCTTAGAAAATACGCTTTTACCCCAGCTAGAACGTATCTTAGACCATAATCCCGCTCTTTCGGTGAGCTATTACTCTCATCTTGATTGGTTTAGCACAAACCTAAACAACAGTTGGATTAAGCAAGAAAGCGAAATTACCGGGCTAATAGCAAAAGAAAAACCGCGACATTTAAGCAATATACATAAAATACTATTAATGGGAGACGCAGCCTATATTGAGCGAATTGAACCCTTACTCAAACAACAATTTCCACAGCTTGCTATCCACCGTTCTAAGAAAGAATATTTAGAGATAATGAATAAGGCTGCAACCAAGGCCAATGCCATTCAATTTATGGCACAAAGAGCAGCGGTAGATAAAGCTGATATTATTGCATTTGGTGATAATTTTAATGATCTTGATATGCTGCAATATGTAGGATTAGGAATCGCAATGGGAAATTCACCAGATGAAATTAAACGTCTTGCCAAACAAATCACCGCAACCAATGACGAAGACGGTATTGCGTTAAGTCTCAAGCAAATTTTTTCGCTTTCGTCTTAA